The nucleotide sequence GATCGCGTCGTGGCGGATGCCCCGCACGGCGCGGACGAGCGCCAGGGTGGCACCTGCACTCATCTCGCGAGGCTCCGTCGTATCGTCTCCTTGACGGACTCGCGCAGGGCCGCCAGGTCGACGGCCCCCGGGTCGACGAGCCACTGCATTGCCACCCCCCGCAGCAGAGCGAGGAACATGGCGGCCCCGGCTCCGGGATCGACATCGGCTCGAATCCGCCCCTCCTCGATGCCCCGGCGGATGCAGCCGCCGGCCGCCGAGCGGATGGACTCGTTCAGCTCGGCAAAGACGCTGCGCAGCTCGGGTACCGGTCCCAGCGCCTCGCCCATGAGGACGTAGAGGGCACGCAGCCGCTCCTCGCGGGCAGCGAGCTCGCGCAGGTAGGTGTCGCCCATTTCGCAGAGCGCGTCGAGCCCGGCGCGGCCCTCGATGGCCGGGATCATCTGGTCGTGTGCGAAGCGGGTCGTCATCCTCTCGACGAGGGCGCGGAGCAGGTCCTGCTTCGAGCCGAAGCGGTGGCTCACGAGCCCGCCGCTGTAGCCCGCCACCTTGCCGATCTCGGCCAGCGTGGTGCGGCTGTAGCCCTGGCGGGCGATCAGCTTGACCGCCGCGCGCAGCATGAGCTTCTCCGAGAGCGCCGACCGCTCGGCCTGGGTGCGCCGGCGGGGCGGCTTCCCCGGGCGCCGGGTTGCGGCGGCAGTCGGGGCCGTCCGCGCCATCGTCAGCCCTCGCGCGCGGTGCGGGGGCGGCCCTCGTCCGTTACCGTCATGGCCGCCCTGTAGCGGAAATTTACTTATTGATCAACCCATAAGTTTGTGCTAGCGGGAGGCCGCCTCCATGGCGGACCCCGATTTCGCCGCGTTCGCACTCGTCCCCAAGGGCCACGCCTTCGAGGACTTTCACGACGGCCAGGTCTTCGAACACCACTGGGGGCGGACGCTCAACGAAGGCGACAACTCGCTGTTCGCGACCATGGCGCTGCGCTTCCTCCCGCTCTACTTCAACGCGGAGTACGCGCGCGCGCACGGCCACCCGGGCGTGGTGGTCGATCCGCTCCTCGTGCTGTGCACGGTGATCGGTCTCTCGGTGGAGGACCTCTCCGAGGCGGGCGGCCCGTTCCTCGGCGTCGAGGACGTCGCGTTCCTCCGCCCGGTCTATCCGGGAGACACGGTCACCGCCCGGAGCCGCGTCGTCGCGAAGCGCGAGTCGGAGAGTCGCCCCGCCTTCGGCGTCGTCACCTGGGAGACGCAGGG is from Deltaproteobacteria bacterium and encodes:
- a CDS encoding TetR/AcrR family transcriptional regulator gives rise to the protein MARTAPTAAATRRPGKPPRRRTQAERSALSEKLMLRAAVKLIARQGYSRTTLAEIGKVAGYSGGLVSHRFGSKQDLLRALVERMTTRFAHDQMIPAIEGRAGLDALCEMGDTYLRELAAREERLRALYVLMGEALGPVPELRSVFAELNESIRSAAGGCIRRGIEEGRIRADVDPGAGAAMFLALLRGVAMQWLVDPGAVDLAALRESVKETIRRSLAR
- a CDS encoding MaoC family dehydratase; amino-acid sequence: MADPDFAAFALVPKGHAFEDFHDGQVFEHHWGRTLNEGDNSLFATMALRFLPLYFNAEYARAHGHPGVVVDPLLVLCTVIGLSVEDLSEAGGPFLGVEDVAFLRPVYPGDTVTARSRVVAKRESESRPAFGVVTWETQGRNQRGEVVVSCRRTNLVAKRRA